In the Selenihalanaerobacter shriftii genome, TAGCTATAGCCTTTTCTAAAGCTGGTTTGATCTCTTCAACTTTAGCTACTCTAATTCCTAAAGCTCCAAACGACTCAGCTAACTTAACAAAATCAGGCACCATCTCCGGACAATCTTCTCCAGGCGATGAACAATCATCAGGACAACTCTTTCTCTTCTTTAAACAAGTAGCTGAATAACGTTGTTCATAGAACATTTCCTGCCATTGTCTAACCATTCCTAAATAATTATTATTTAGAATAGCTATATTGACTGGTAATTCATAATGTACAGCAGTAGCTAACTCTTGTAGATTCATTTGAAAACTACCATCACCAGCTATGCAGAAAGTAGTCTCCTCTGGATGACCTAACTGTACTCCTAAAACTGCTGGGAAACCATATCCCATTGTTCCTAAACCTCCAGATGACATAAAGCTCCTCGGTTTAGTGTATTTATAATATTGTGCAGCCCACATTTGGTTCTGTCCTACTTCAGTAGTAATAAAAGCTTCTCCATTTGTCAATTCATCGATTTGATTAATTATCTTTTTAGGAGTCAAAATATCGTCATCTGAATCTTGTTCTATAATTGACTCTTCTTTCCATTTTTTTACTCTTCCTAACCAATCTTTATTTTCTTGTTCATCGACCTTTTTATTCAATTCATTTAATACTTGTTTAACATCACCTACTATCGGAATATCTACTAATACTCTTTTAGATATCTCAGCAGGATCAATATCGATATGAATAATCTTTGCATCCTCAGCAAAAGTTTCTAATTTACCAGTGACTCGGTCATCAAATCTAGACCCAATAGCAATTAATAAGTCTGATTCAGAAACTGCATGATTAGCCTGTTCAGTCCCATGCATCCCCAACATTCCTAAAGATAATTCATTGGTTTCAGGAAAAGCCCCTAGTCCCATTAAAGTTGTAGTTGTAGGAATCTGAGCTTTCTTAGCTAATTCCTGTAACTTTTCAGCAGCTCCACTGGCAATTGCTCCTCCTCCAGCATAGATTACTGGTTTTTCAGCTTCATTAATTAATTCTGCTGCTTCTTTAATTTGTAAATCATGTCCAGTATAATTTGGTTTATAACCTGTTAAGTTAACTTCTTTTGGATATTCAAACTCCATTTTTTCAATCTGAATATCCTTTGGCAGATCAATTAAAACTGGACCTGGCCTTCCTGTAGTTGCAATATGAAAAGCTTCTTTAATAATTCGTGGTAACTCCTCTAAATCCTGTACTAAATAATTATGTTTAGTAATTGGTAAGGTTATTCCCGTTATATCTGCCTCTTGAAAGGCATCAGTTCCTAACATATTAGTAGGAACCTGTCCGGTAAAAGCAACTATTGGTACTGAATCCATATAAGCAGTTGCCAATCCCGTTACTAAATTAGTTCCACCTGGACCAGAAGTAGCAATACAAACTCCAGGTTTCCCAGTACTTCGAGCATATCCATCAGCAGCATGAATTGCACCTTGCTCATGTCTAGTTAAAATGTGCTCAACATCTGCCTTATATAATTCATCATAGATAGGTAAGACAGCGCCACCTGGATAACCAAAAATCTTCTCTACTTTTTCTTCTAATAAAGACTTAACAAATATCTTTGCTCCTGTAAATTGCATTTTAAATTTCACCCCTTTTAAAGAATGTATTAATTATTTTTGAAATTTATACTAGCTTATTTAAGCTAGTATAAATATAAAAAACCCTGGACCTAAGTAGTCCAGAGC is a window encoding:
- the ilvB gene encoding biosynthetic-type acetolactate synthase large subunit, which produces MQFTGAKIFVKSLLEEKVEKIFGYPGGAVLPIYDELYKADVEHILTRHEQGAIHAADGYARSTGKPGVCIATSGPGGTNLVTGLATAYMDSVPIVAFTGQVPTNMLGTDAFQEADITGITLPITKHNYLVQDLEELPRIIKEAFHIATTGRPGPVLIDLPKDIQIEKMEFEYPKEVNLTGYKPNYTGHDLQIKEAAELINEAEKPVIYAGGGAIASGAAEKLQELAKKAQIPTTTTLMGLGAFPETNELSLGMLGMHGTEQANHAVSESDLLIAIGSRFDDRVTGKLETFAEDAKIIHIDIDPAEISKRVLVDIPIVGDVKQVLNELNKKVDEQENKDWLGRVKKWKEESIIEQDSDDDILTPKKIINQIDELTNGEAFITTEVGQNQMWAAQYYKYTKPRSFMSSGGLGTMGYGFPAVLGVQLGHPEETTFCIAGDGSFQMNLQELATAVHYELPVNIAILNNNYLGMVRQWQEMFYEQRYSATCLKKRKSCPDDCSSPGEDCPEMVPDFVKLAESFGALGIRVAKVEEIKPALEKAIASDKPVVLDFIIEKENNVFPMVPPGGRIDNMLVGGDE